In the Mytilus trossulus isolate FHL-02 chromosome 1, PNRI_Mtr1.1.1.hap1, whole genome shotgun sequence genome, one interval contains:
- the LOC134706520 gene encoding uncharacterized protein LOC134706520 isoform X1, translating to MIAFQSCVTFSLFQLMLAAGVLVVFATAVTKTCNTRCYPGNDCFPSLTEIAMFQNTIDGFVVLPSNNTYTDVINMHNKLFTRFPAIVVMVLSTDDIKQSMLFAKRFNLHVVVKSSGHDYIGRSSWSGSIQINLGYMRKMTVQLGSSRSVDGELTVEGGANWQEIYQEVDKYNRVIVGGSSQTVSPSGYTLGGGHSILSRMLGLAVDQVLEMTVITVNGSIIKCTNHTSHITNADESFSVTSDNSLFWALRGGGGGTFGIVSSFTFKLYKVKHQYVKVTMSYPLSINGNSSVGQEVMQFYSNFVKRMPNEWGGYSFLSNAQQFTKTNDSVVGTLGFLYCHYGGWNDSSRKYMDLWNDFHPEWRLEYTVRNISTFWEGFGSVMTDSPWSRVYVTGSFIQEAGIDTNFLDFIVDTMTRPINATNPLYACVGTHLGGKVSDFSDTPTHPGFRHARLCLGCVVAIPDIKREDFYIQKGKELSQRLISYGNGTYVNEAAEYMPNWQQNYWGPHYSRLLSIKREVDPDNILTCHHCVGSEL from the exons CCTGTTTCAACTTATGTTAGCTGCTGGAGTACTAGTTGTGTTTGCTACTGCAGTAACAAAAACTTGTAACACACGATGTTACCCCGGCAATGACTGCTTCCCGTCCTTGACAGAAATTGCAATGTTCCAGAATACAATTGATGGATTCGTTGTACTCCCGTCGAACAACACATACACAGATGTTATAAATATGCACAACAAATTATTCACAAG GTTTCCAGCAATCGTTGTCATGGTTCTATCAACAGACGACATCAAACAGTCAATGTTGTTTGCCAAGAGATTCAACCTGCACGTGGTCGTGAAGTCGTCTGGTCACGATTACATAGGTCGGTCAAGTTGGTCTGGTAGTATTCAGATAAACTTGGGATATATGAGAAAAATGACAGTACAGTTAGGTTCATCAAGATCTGTGGACGGAGAATTAACAGTTGAAGGTGGAGCAAATTGGCAAGAGATTTACCAAGAA GTGGATAAATACAACAGAGTTATTGTCGGTGGCAGCTCTCAGACAGTGTCCCCTAGTGGATACACACTAGGCGGAGGACATAGCATATTGTCCCGGATGTTGGGATTGGCAGTTGATCAAGTTTTGGAAATGACA GTCATTACAGTGAACGGGAGTATAATTAAGTGCACCAATCATACGTCACATATAACTAATGCAGATGAGAGCTTTTCTGTGACTTCAGATAACTCTCTCTTTTGGGCTCTAAGGGGAGGCGGTGGTGGAACATTCGGAATCGTATCATCGTTTACTTTCAAACTTTACAAGGTCAAACATCAATATGTCAAGGTTACGATGTCTTATCCATTATCCATAAATGGAAACTCCTCAGTTGGTCAAGAGGTAAtgcaattttattcaaattttgtcaAAAGAATGCCTAACGAATGGGGAGGATATTCATTTCTCTCAAATGCACAACAATTCACTAAAACAAACGACTCTGTAGTCGGCACTTTAGGGTTTTTGTATTGCCACTATGGTGGATGGAATGATTCTAGTAGGAAATATATGGATTTATGGAATGATTTCCACCCCGAATGGAGATTAGAATACACTGTTCGGAACATCTCTACCTTCTGGGAAGGCTTTGGAAGCGTTATGACTGACAGTCCATGGAGCAGAGTGTACGTCACTGGGTCGTTTATACAGGAAGCGGGAATAGATACAAATTTTCTAGACTTTATAGTTGATACAATGACACGGCCGATTAATGCCACTAACCCCTTGTATGCCTGTGTTGGAACTCATTTGGGAG GAAAAGTATCTGATTTTAGTGATACCCCGACTCATCCAGGTTTTAGACATGCCAGATTATGCCTTGGGTGCGTTGTGGCAATACCTGACATCAAACGTGAGGACTTCTATATTCAAAAAGGGAAAGAACTCAGTCAACGCCTAATATCGTACGGCAACGGAACATACGTTAACGAAGCTGCAGAATACATGCCTAATTGGCAACAAAACTATTGGGGACCACATTATAGTCGGTTGTTATCGATAAAGAGAGAGGTTGATCCGGATAACATTTTGACATGTCATCATTGTGTCGGTTCTGAACTTTGA
- the LOC134706520 gene encoding uncharacterized protein LOC134706520 isoform X2, whose translation MASLFQLMLAAGVLVVFATAVTKTCNTRCYPGNDCFPSLTEIAMFQNTIDGFVVLPSNNTYTDVINMHNKLFTRFPAIVVMVLSTDDIKQSMLFAKRFNLHVVVKSSGHDYIGRSSWSGSIQINLGYMRKMTVQLGSSRSVDGELTVEGGANWQEIYQEVDKYNRVIVGGSSQTVSPSGYTLGGGHSILSRMLGLAVDQVLEMTVITVNGSIIKCTNHTSHITNADESFSVTSDNSLFWALRGGGGGTFGIVSSFTFKLYKVKHQYVKVTMSYPLSINGNSSVGQEVMQFYSNFVKRMPNEWGGYSFLSNAQQFTKTNDSVVGTLGFLYCHYGGWNDSSRKYMDLWNDFHPEWRLEYTVRNISTFWEGFGSVMTDSPWSRVYVTGSFIQEAGIDTNFLDFIVDTMTRPINATNPLYACVGTHLGGKVSDFSDTPTHPGFRHARLCLGCVVAIPDIKREDFYIQKGKELSQRLISYGNGTYVNEAAEYMPNWQQNYWGPHYSRLLSIKREVDPDNILTCHHCVGSEL comes from the exons ATGGCAAG CCTGTTTCAACTTATGTTAGCTGCTGGAGTACTAGTTGTGTTTGCTACTGCAGTAACAAAAACTTGTAACACACGATGTTACCCCGGCAATGACTGCTTCCCGTCCTTGACAGAAATTGCAATGTTCCAGAATACAATTGATGGATTCGTTGTACTCCCGTCGAACAACACATACACAGATGTTATAAATATGCACAACAAATTATTCACAAG GTTTCCAGCAATCGTTGTCATGGTTCTATCAACAGACGACATCAAACAGTCAATGTTGTTTGCCAAGAGATTCAACCTGCACGTGGTCGTGAAGTCGTCTGGTCACGATTACATAGGTCGGTCAAGTTGGTCTGGTAGTATTCAGATAAACTTGGGATATATGAGAAAAATGACAGTACAGTTAGGTTCATCAAGATCTGTGGACGGAGAATTAACAGTTGAAGGTGGAGCAAATTGGCAAGAGATTTACCAAGAA GTGGATAAATACAACAGAGTTATTGTCGGTGGCAGCTCTCAGACAGTGTCCCCTAGTGGATACACACTAGGCGGAGGACATAGCATATTGTCCCGGATGTTGGGATTGGCAGTTGATCAAGTTTTGGAAATGACA GTCATTACAGTGAACGGGAGTATAATTAAGTGCACCAATCATACGTCACATATAACTAATGCAGATGAGAGCTTTTCTGTGACTTCAGATAACTCTCTCTTTTGGGCTCTAAGGGGAGGCGGTGGTGGAACATTCGGAATCGTATCATCGTTTACTTTCAAACTTTACAAGGTCAAACATCAATATGTCAAGGTTACGATGTCTTATCCATTATCCATAAATGGAAACTCCTCAGTTGGTCAAGAGGTAAtgcaattttattcaaattttgtcaAAAGAATGCCTAACGAATGGGGAGGATATTCATTTCTCTCAAATGCACAACAATTCACTAAAACAAACGACTCTGTAGTCGGCACTTTAGGGTTTTTGTATTGCCACTATGGTGGATGGAATGATTCTAGTAGGAAATATATGGATTTATGGAATGATTTCCACCCCGAATGGAGATTAGAATACACTGTTCGGAACATCTCTACCTTCTGGGAAGGCTTTGGAAGCGTTATGACTGACAGTCCATGGAGCAGAGTGTACGTCACTGGGTCGTTTATACAGGAAGCGGGAATAGATACAAATTTTCTAGACTTTATAGTTGATACAATGACACGGCCGATTAATGCCACTAACCCCTTGTATGCCTGTGTTGGAACTCATTTGGGAG GAAAAGTATCTGATTTTAGTGATACCCCGACTCATCCAGGTTTTAGACATGCCAGATTATGCCTTGGGTGCGTTGTGGCAATACCTGACATCAAACGTGAGGACTTCTATATTCAAAAAGGGAAAGAACTCAGTCAACGCCTAATATCGTACGGCAACGGAACATACGTTAACGAAGCTGCAGAATACATGCCTAATTGGCAACAAAACTATTGGGGACCACATTATAGTCGGTTGTTATCGATAAAGAGAGAGGTTGATCCGGATAACATTTTGACATGTCATCATTGTGTCGGTTCTGAACTTTGA